The Arvicanthis niloticus isolate mArvNil1 chromosome 21, mArvNil1.pat.X, whole genome shotgun sequence genome includes the window ACCCCTGCACCCTATGCCACCTCTGAGGAAGCAGCAGAAAGCTCATTAAATTTCAGGTTCCTCCTTTGGGGAAAAGAGAAGTTGAGCTCAGTAGTTTCTTTTGAAAGTTACTTATGTTGTGCTGTAGCTTGCATCACTGTGGATACGCATCAACTGGGATGCAATTCTGCCTTGGGGTTCTTTACGTTCTCTTGTTTTCTATCACATCTAGTGCTTCTTCTTGTTTAGAACACAAAGGAGCCCAAACTGTTTTTAGTCATTTCAGTCAAATCCTAGATATTGAGGAACAAATAGCAATGAGAACTATTGAATATGTCAAATGTCAaggtcatcacacacacacaattactatTTTAAACCTTGAGTATTGAGAGGGTGGCTTATTATAAGTATAGATAACTGAACATAGGAGTACTTTTGTAAGTGCAATGAAAATACACAAGGATTTACACACTAATAAAACATTAACatcaaaaatattcatttttaagatggcacaaattatttttgttctcatGGCAGTCACAAGCAGTCCCTTCAGTCTTGGCTGGGCTATCATGCTTCTTCAATAGAAGCCTCTGGATAAAATAACCACAGAGAAAGATTTGGTTAGGCCATAgctgtttttattctgtatttgtGTTGCTGACATTGACCCCGGCAAGTATGCTAACCAGCTTCCCTACCGCTAAGATAAATCCCAGACCCTAGGccaaaaaactttttaaatacataaatattggCAATTATTCTTCCATAGTCTCTATCTCCCCAATCAACCTGTCCTACTTAATTCACAATGGACACaactcagagcttcagaatgGATGCATGGCCTCGGTCTAGGACCATCATATTTTGTCATTCAGGAAGTATCTCTATATTTGAACCTTCTAGAGTGACCTCTTCTAATTATTCCATTTAGCAAATCCTTGGACTATGTAGAACATACTATAGTTTTTTTCTGGACTGAAAACTATTCATAAGATggatgtatttttgttgttggtagtgtTGTTGGTagagatatctatctatctatctatctatctatctatctatctatctatctatctatctatctatccacccacccatccatatAACACAGTCTGGGTACATTGTTCTTTAGTGTGTAATTATGGAGTGATCTAATAAACATATGgttttcagtttccacatgttATAGTGGACCTGCTCAGAGTGTATTGGTGTAGATTCTATTTTTATACAAAATTCTACATATCAACTTATCCAGAAATGAAGATCCATGGTCACAGACTGTAGTCATAGTGGGTGATACTTTTCATGTCTTCAGACATGCTTCCTGGTCAGGCTACTTGATTCTCATCCACATTGCCCTCTGGGTACTATTCTGCCCTagactttttgcattttattgatatataaactTCCATTTTTGAATGGTACTGTGtgtgggatttttctttttttctttcatctagcctcaaaatataattatttggAAACTCTccaaaataaattaagtaaagccacatttttaaaaaaaaataaaggtagctCCTCTTTGGACAAATATTTCAGAAATGTAAAACTGAAATATAGTTGGACCTAGTTTTGACTTAAGTGTATTTCAACTATTCAACAAAGACCAGCTATTCGCCTTTCCTGGGTCCAGACTTAAGGCAATAGGTGGAGTGATAAGAAGATATGGAAAAGGTACCCTTGACCACAGAAGAATGTTGAAATCTTAAGCCACATTCTTTGATTACTTTTTCAGAAATTCTGAACATCATAGGACTGTGAGAGAGGGGCAAACAATCCTCCTATCATTGTGGTGGTTCTTAGGATGCTCAAATACCATTAAAGGTCAGAAAGGAGTTCTGGCCTTGTGATCTATGAGCTAACGGAAATAGTCACAGAGGACTTTTGCAGGTAAAATATTAGAGAACTGTGATGGCTCTAGGCACATGAGCTTTCTGTTCTGTATGTATACTCCAAAAGAGAAAATTCTGTGCTAAATAGACGTGAGGAGATAAGCTGAAGAAAGTGCTGTGAGAGGAGGTAGGGTGGGAGCCAGAGGACATTGGCAAGCTGCAAGAGAGGAACTCAGAACTGACCCTtgtgaggaagaaagaagagtgtGGGAAGTGGGTTTGCAGGGCTCTCAGGAAACAGGTTAATATAATCTACATGCTGCGGAAAGTTATATAACCAGTTTCCTTCTGAGGACATCGGCTTGTATGGGAGTGTGGCTTCACAGTCCTGCCTTGCCGTCACTGAATGGAAACAGACCATGAATGGGGCCTGTGGCCTCTAGTGCAAAGTTGGTGGAGGGTTTAAGATAGGCCAGCTGGCTTTGAATCGATGTCTACCACAATGTTTCAAATGCCTATCAGTGTTTCCATGGCGACCACAGGTTTCTATTTCCTAGCACTCTAAgcagcctctctccctccctccttaacTTTATAGTACCGGTTCATAAATACAAGTTGTGAATGAGTTTCTCTTCTGTGTTTGCTGTTGCTCATAAGATGCCGATGCAAAGAATCAAAGTTGTTGCATGTATGGAAGGAGGGAAACAGAAGGAGGAAACATTTGATATTTCCAAGgatatgaatttttttctattttttcatcaCTGGCTCTTCAGCCTGAAGTTGTCAGAGAAACATAGCTCCTCATCTCTTGTGCATTCAGCAGCTGCTTTCACTGCTACATACTTAGGTGAGGATACGCAAGGTCCAATTCGAAGTTTCACTGTTGCCTTAACCACTGATTTCACAAGTCTCCACTAAGCTCTCAGAGTTGCTTATCAAAACTCAACAAAATGATATATTTTCTCTTAACTTCAGATTGTGGACTCTGGAAGTTCTGTACTCACTGGGCCAGGGGGTAACCCAAATCATCATTCATTCATGACAGAATGAAGAGGAGCATCATGAAGCACCTACATCTCACCAGACACAGTAACAGGAGCAGTATTTAGGTCATCTCCTTTAGCTTCACCCCAAGCCTCTAAAGTCGGTCTAGATGGCTTCCTTTTTCAAGTTCAGGCCAAAGTCACAATAAACAGGAAGAAGGATTTGTCTACAACTGAGACGAGGCACTATGACTCTTAGGTCAGTATTCCTAATTTCTCCCATGATTTCTAACCCAGATAATGGATAATGTATACAATATAAGATGTTTTAAGGACTAGAGAGGTGACTCAggaattaagaacacttgctgctgtTTCTGGGGATCCCAGGTTCTGTCCCAGCACCTGCACCAGACAGCCTGTAACTCATATTCTaaggaatccaatgccttcttctagctTCTGTGGCTGGCCATGCAcgtgatacatatacatacactcaggcaaatacaaagaaaaaaataaatgaatacttaAAAAGAAGTATGTACTGAGTTGGTTTTAAGCCAGATTGTTTTCTATCAGAAATTATAAATTGATGAAAGGAGCTAGCTTTTTCTCCTCTCAACCCAGTATATCTCCTTCTCAAGCACTATTCCCAGAGGGACTTTGAAGGGCCTTTAGCTCCCAGCTACTTACAAGGATcttgtttctccacatcctctcatTTTTGACTTTTAAACAGAATcgtaagaggaagaggaagtggtgTGTTGTTCTGAAACATTCGCCTCCTTCACGGTGTGAACTTTGGCTTTCACATACAACCCACGCACCAAAGTGACGAGAAGGAAGGACACTGTGACATGATGCAAACAGAAATTCCAGCAACCTCCAGATATGATTAGGGTTCCTCCCCTGACAAGCCCTATCTTTGCAGTCTTTGCCTCCTTGGCCTCTACGTGGACAGCTCCAGTCAGCTCTGCCAGGGAAGATGACTGACTGTGAGTCCGTGTACATCCACTCCCTGGCTGAGAACTATCTTCAGTATGTCCTGCAAGTACCTGCCTTTGAATCGGCTCCAAGCAAAACATCCAGAGTGCTACAAAGGGTTGCATTCTCTGTTCAGAAGGAAGTTGAAAAGAATCTGAAGCCATACTTGGATGGCTTTCATGTGGAATCCATAGATACTGCCAGAATAATATTCAACCAGGTGATGGAAAAAGAATTTGAAGATGGCATCATTAACTGGGGGAGGATTGTGACTGTATTTGCCTTTGGGGGCGTTCTCCTCAAAAAACTTCCACAAGAGCAGATTGCCCTGGATGTGGGTGCTTACAAGCAAGTTTCCAGTTTTGTGGCAGAATTCATAATGAATAACACAGGAGAATGGATACGGCAGAATGGAGGCTGGGTATGtgtgatgacttttttttttttttttttttttatacattttcctGTTGAAGAATAGGAATGAAGAGTTTCCTtactaattaaaacaaacaagaaaataacaatCAAAGGA containing:
- the Bcl2a1 gene encoding bcl-2-related protein A1, with translation MTDCESVYIHSLAENYLQYVLQVPAFESAPSKTSRVLQRVAFSVQKEVEKNLKPYLDGFHVESIDTARIIFNQVMEKEFEDGIINWGRIVTVFAFGGVLLKKLPQEQIALDVGAYKQVSSFVAEFIMNNTGEWIRQNGGWEDGFIKKFEPKSGWLTFLQITGQIWEMLFLLKQHY